The Haladaptatus paucihalophilus DX253 nucleotide sequence CGAGCGGTCTATCGGCCCGTTGGAGCAGTTCGGCGGCGTGCTCGACGGACCGCTCGTCCGGGTCGGGTCGCCGCACCCGACGGGTGAATTCGAGCGGTTCCGCGCTCGTTTCCTCGGCCGCGACGTCCTCCGGGAATTCGAGGTGCGTCGCGCCGGGTTTCTCGTATTCGGCGAGTTTGAACGCCTTGCGAACCGACTCGTTGATGGTTTCCGGGTCGGTCATCTGCGTGTTCCACTTCGTCACCGACCGGTAGGTGTGGAGCACGTCGAGCAGTTGATGGCTCTCCTTGTGCTGGCGCTCGAGTCCGGCCTGTCCGGTGATGGCGACGACGGGACTCTTGTCCAGATGTGCGTCCGCGACCCCCGTCAGGAGGTTCGTCGCGCCCGGCCCGAGCGTCGAGAGGCAGACGCCAGCACGTCCGGTCACCCGCCCGTGCACGTCGGCCATGAACGCCGCACCCTGTTCGTGTCGAACGGGGATGAACTCGATGTCGGAGTCGCGGAGCGAGAAGAGGACGTCGCCGAGTTCCTCGCCCGGCAACCCGAACACGTACTCGACGCCCTCCTGCTCCAGACAGTCCACCAGCAAGTCGGATGCTTTCATCGCCCGAAATACGAGGAAGAAGGATTAGTGCTTGGTGGCGGGTCAGCAGTTGACCGGCTTCACGCTATCGACGGCGAGCAGGCGACAGCCGCTTCCCGTCTCGGCTTCGAGGAGCAGGCTCCGGTCGCTCGAACACAGTTCGAGGTCACAGCTACAGAAGGTCAGTACTGTGTCGCCGTCGGCGTCGCCGTCCACGTTCTCGTTTTTCACGCGACACGCCGGTGCGGACCGCCCGTCGGTCTCCGAGAGCAGACCGTCGATGTCCGCACAGGAGATGTCTCGCCACTTCGGATTTCGGTACTTCTGACAGCGCCGCGATTCGAACGGTGCCCGGTCCGACGACGGAACCAGACGAACGCTCTCGGGTTTCACGTTCGGCCAGCCGATGTAGACCGTGACGGGTTCGTCCGCCCGCGCGTTCACCGTGTTCGGACAACAGCCGGGTTTCACGTCCATCCAACAGGTCTTACAGCAGTCCTCCGTCTCGTCTTGCGCACTCGCCTGCCCGACGAGCGAGGGGACGCCGAAAGCCACCCCGGCGGTGGCGAGGGCACCCCGTTTGAGGACGCGTCGTCTGCTCTGTGCGTGTCGTTTGGATTCCATGCGAATCGTTCCTGCATGGTCGCCCAACATGTTACCGTTTTTGTCCGTTTCAGAGAGGTGTTCGTCGAACCGTCGTTCCGTCGCTCGCCATCCGACCGAAATGGCATATCGACGACGGGGTTTATCCTCGTTCGGCCCGTGATACCCGTGCGAGGGGGTTTCGATGAGCCAACAGGAAGGGGAAATGGAGCGACAGGAGTCCGAAGAGGAAGTGGAACAGGCTGGAAGAGCGACCGAATCGTCGCCACAACAGCGCCGACTGGAGCGCAAGGCGCGGCGGCGACGGGAGCGCGAAGCCGAGGCGGAACGGGCCGCCGAATCGCGGGACGAGTCGGTTCACCTCAAGGTGTTCCGGTACGACCCCGACGTGCCCGAGAAGCAAAAGCCGCGGTTCGACCACTTCTACGTCCCGGACAAACGGGGGCTGACGGTCCTCGACGCGCTCATCTACGCCCGCGACCACTTCGATTCCACGCTGACGGTGCGCCACTCGTGTCGGCAAGCCATCTGCGGGAGCGACGCCGTGTTCATCAACGGGTCACAACGGCTGGCCTGCCAGACGCAGGTGTCCGACCTCGACAGCCCGGTGCAGGTCGAACCGTTGCCGCATCAGGAGGTCATCAAAGACCTCGTGGTGGAGATGGAGCACTTCTACGACCAGATGCACGCGGTCGAACCCTACTTCCAGACGGACGAGAAGCCGGACGACGACCTCGAAGAACAGCGCCAGTCCCGCGAGAACCGCGAGGAGATAAAGACGGCAACCCGGTGTATCTGGTGCGGTGCGTGCATGTCCTCGTGTAACATCGCGGCGGGCGACAACCGGTACCTCGGCCCGGCGGCCATCAACGCGGCGTACCGGTTCGCCATGGACGAACGCGAGGGCGAGTCCGTGACGGAACATCGACTGAACCTGATGGACCAAGAACACGGCGTCTGGCGCTGTCAGACGCAGTTCTCCTGTACCAACGTCTGCCCGAAGGACATCCCGCTGACACAGCACATTCAGGAACTGAAGCGGGAAGCGGTGAAGAAAAACCTCACGTTCTGGTAACGCCCGGTTCGGCGCGTCGTCCGTGCGTTCCGCGTTGCCGTCCGCCACTTGAGTTGTCGTGCTACGTCCCTTCTCGCGGAACGCTTCACATCGAATACAATTCAGGTCATAGATGGGACCCGTGTGTCCACGCAATAAATGACAAACGACCGAAACGAATTACTCCTTGCCTCCCGACCATTGTGTGATGGCAGCGCTTACCACATCATTGGCGCTCTCCATCCTGATGGGTGGGTTCCTTCTCGTCGTCCTCTACTTCATCCTCCAAGTCGAGGACTGGCGGTCGTACACACCCACCGGTGGGGGGTTCGGTCGCGGCGAAGAGCAGGGGGTCGGCTACGCGCAAAAGCCCTCGGGGATACTCCGTTGGCTGACGACTGTCGACCACAAGGATATCGGCATCCTGTACGGCGTCTACGGGTTGATAACGTTCGCTTGGGGCGGAATCGGCGCCCTGCTGATGCGAACCGAACTACTCTCGCCTGACACGATGTTCCTCCAGGCGCAGTCGTACAACGCGCTGATGACGACCCATGGCCTCACGATGTTGCTCCTGTTCGGGACGCCGATGATTGCGGCGTTTGCGAACTACTTCATCCCGCTCCTCATCGGGGCGGACGACATGGCGTTCCCGCGCATCAACGCCATCGCCTTCTGGTTGCTACCGCCCGCGGCGATACTCATCTGGATCGGCTTCCCACTCGGGGCAATCGGGTCGGGCATCCAACCGGCACAGACGAGTTGGACGATGTACACGCCGCTTTCCGTTCAGCAACCGAGTCCGGCGACGGATCTGATGCTTCTCGGTCTGCACCTCTCGGGCATCAGCACCACGATGGGGGCGATAAATTTCATCGCCACCATCTTCACCGAACGCGGTTCGAACATCGGGTGGGAGAACCTCGATTTGTTCTCGTGGACGATGGTCACGCAGTCGGGGCTCATCCTGTTCGCGTTCCCGCTGCTCGGCAGCGCCATCATCATGCTCCTGCTCGACCGCAACTTCGGGACCACGTTCTTCTCCCCACAAGGCGGCGGCGGTCCGATTCTGTGGCAACACCTCTTCTGGTTCTTCGGGCACCCGGAGGTGTACATCCTCGTCCTCCCGCCGATGGGGTTGGTCAGTCTCATTCTACCGCGCTTCGCGGGCCGGAAGCTGTTCGGATTCAAGTTCGTCGTCTACTCGACGTTGGCCATCGGCGTCCTCTCGTTCGGCGTTTGGGCCCACCACATGTTCGCAACGGGTATCGACCCACGTATCCGTCTCAGTTTCATGGCGGTGTCGCTGGCCATCGCGGTGCCCAGCGCCGTCAAGGTCTTCAACTGGATTACGACGATGTGGAACGGGAACATCCGCCTGACGGCACCGATGCTGTTCTCCATCGGGTTCATCCAGAACTTCATCATCGGGGGCGTGACGGGCATCTTCCTCGCGGCGATTCCGGTCGACCTCGTGCTCCACGACACCTACTACGTCGTCGGCCACTTCCACTTCATCGTGATGGGTGCCATCGGGGTCGCCCTGTTCGCGGCGTTCTACTACTGGTTCCCGATTTACAGCGGCAAGATGTACCAGAAGTCGCTCGCCCACTGGCACTTCTGGCTGACGATGATCGGAACGAACGTGACGTTCTTCGCCATGCTGTTCCTCGGCTACGGCGGCATGCCCCGCCGGTACGCGACCTATCTCCCGCAGTTCACGACGTGGCACCAGGTCGCCACGCTCGGTGCGTTCATCCTCGGTATCGGCCAGTTCATCTTCGTCTGGAACATCGTCCAGTCGTGGCTCGAAGGCCCGGCGGTCGAAAGCGGCGACCCGTGGGCGCTGGAGGAGGAAGGCATGCTTTCGCCCGAGTGGGTGTGGTTCGAGAACCGACGCGAAACCGCGCTCGCCGACGGTGGCGACGGCGATGGCGACGGACTGACGGACGGCGGTTCGGACGAGGCCACGGGAGGTGACGACTGATGGCCACCTACTCCGTCTTCGACCGCGAGACGCTGCTCGACATCGTGGTGAACATCGTTCCCCTCATCATCCTCGGGTTCTTCTTCGTCCTCTTCTTCGTAACGTCGCCGTATCCGCCGAACGAACTCTACCGCGTCCTCGGTCTGCTGTTGCTCGTCGTTCCGTTCGTCCTGCTCGGGCTGCTGACGTGGGTCGCCGCCCACTACGTCGGCTGATCGGTCGAGCGGTCCGCGGATGACCGCGACCGCCCGCCCCGCTCGTCGGTTTCACTTCCCGATAAGGGTTTCACGTCCCGATAAGTGCGGTGAGAACTGCCAAGAGCGCCGCACACGACATCACGACCGCGAGCAGGCCGAACGCGGCCGCGAACCCGGTCGTGTCGGAGACGACGCCGACGACGGCGGGCGCGAGCGCGCCGACGCCCATCAGCAGGGTACGGACCAACCCGAGGCCACCTCCGGCAACGTCGTCGGGAATCGTCGCCGCGAGGTACGCGCCGCGAATCGGACGGAATCCGTGACTGCCGATGCCGAGCGCGACGACGATACCGCCGAAGACGACGGCGCTCGCCGTCCCCGCGAGGGAAAGCGCCCCGAGCGCGCCCGCCGCGACGGCGAGGACGGCGACGGCGAGCGGAAGCCGCCCGATTCTGTCCGAGAGGTCGCCGGTGACGACCTGCACCAGACTCACGGCGAACAGGGCGCTGTAGACGAGCGACGCCGCCGACTCGGACAACCCGTGGTCGGTGAGATAGAGCGGGAGGAACGCGACGACGCCGTTGTACGCGAAGCTGAAACAGACGGTCACGCCGACGAATACCGTGAACCGACGGCTTCGAAAGAGGTCGAGATACCGCCGGAACGCGAGCGGGTTCGCGGAATCGTCTCCACCGGCGGAGTCACCATTCTCACCATCGTCCTCGGCGTCCGATGACCGCCGTGGGACGTACGCGAGGACGCCGCCGCCGAGCGCGAACCCCTCCACGGCACCCGCGAGAAAGAGCGCGTGCCAGTTTCCGGCGTCGGTCACGAGGACGACGGCCGCGGGTGCGGCCACGCCGCCGAACGCTCCGAGCGTGTCGAACAGGCCGAGCGCCCGGCCGGTTCTCGTCGGGTACTCCCGCGAGAGCAACCGAATCGAGACCGTCTTGTGGATGCCCGTCCCCACCCCGACGAGGAGCATACCGCCGACGAGCACCGCGAGCGGCGCGGCGACCCCGAGCACCAGCGCCCCTCCGGCGGCGACCGCGGCACCCGCCGCGATGACCCGCACCGCGCCGAACCGGTCGGCGAGGACGCCGCTGGGAAACTGCATGAGCGAGTAGCCGAGCATCGTGGCCGTGAACACCGTTCCGAGAAACGCGTTCGAGACGCCGAACTGGGTTCGAAAGGTGGGAAACAGCGCCGGAAGTGCGTACCGCAGGAACTTGGCGAGAAACCAGAGTCCGGCCGTCAACAGGAGCGTGTCGTAGTCGGCGACGCGCGAAAACCGACCGAACACTCGGGTTCCCATTCGCTCGTTGGTCGGTAGCGAACCGTCAAAAAGCGGACGGAAGCGGCGATGTGCGCCAACGGCTCGTGCGTAAAAACTATCATCTTTTGGTTGTCACGTCCCGTCGTGTCCCCAGATTCGAAACTCTCCAACGCGTTGAACACGTTCGACCGTACCCATCTCGGGGCGTTACTGCTGGTCGTCGGCATCGCCGTCGCGGGCTACGGCGTCTACGACTACACGCAACAATCCGACGCCGTGGCCGATGCAGTGACGGTGAACGCCACCATCACCGATACGGGCGTCGAACGCATCTCCAGGCGTCGTAGTTCCCCGGACTACAAGCCGACGGTCGCGTTCGACTATCGCTACCGCGGCGAGTCCTACACGGCACACAACATCTACCCCGCCACTATCACGCCGAGCTACGATACGAAATCGAAGGCTCGGTCTATCATCGATGGGTACGAGACGGGCGACTCGGTGACGGCATACGTATCCCCGGGGTCCCCGAGCGATGGATTTCTCGAAGCCGAAACGACGAACGAACCGCTGAAATTCGTGCTCCTCGCCGGCGGCGCGCTCATCCTCATCGGCGGCAAGCACGTCGTGGACGGCCTCGGGTGGACCTGACCCGGACGGGACCACCGAGAGTGGCTACGAACGCTTCTTCCGGTAACCGCTTCGACGATCAGTCGAGCGAAACCGTCACGCGCTCGCCGTTTCGCGCGGACTCGTAGGCCGCTTCGGTGAGCGCGGTCACGGCGAACGCGTCGCGGGCCGTCGCGGGCGGCGTCTTCCCGCTCTCGATGCAGTCGATGAACACGGCCGCCTTGTCCTCGCCCCGTTGCTGGTCGATGTAGGGCGAGACCGTCGTGCTGTCCTCCCGAATCTCGGTCAGCTGCCGCGGTTCCCACTGTCGTCCTTCGAGGTACACGGCCCCTTCGTCGTCCCAGACGTGGATGTGTTCGCGGACGCACGGCGCGTCGCTGAACACCGAGATGCTGGCCGAGGCACCGTTCTCGAACGCGACCGTGAGCTGTGCGCGCTCGTCCACGCGGTCGTCCTCGTCGGCGAACTTCATCTCCGCCTGCACCGACGTCGGCGTCAGCCCCGTCGTCCAGAGAACGGCGTCCACGAGGTGGCTTCCGGTGTCGTAGAGGTTGCCGCCGCCCGAGAGGTCGGGGTCGGTCCGCCACGTGTCCTCGAACCGGGAAATCCAGTCCTGCGTGATTTCGGCGCTGATAAACCGCGGCGTCAGTTCCGAGTCGGCCCACCGCTCGCGCGCCTCGACGAACGCCTCGTTCAAGTGGCGTTGATAGCCGACCATCAGCACCTGGTCGCTCGTCTCCGCTCGCTCCGCGAGTTCGCGCGCTTTCTCGCGGTCGGTCGTGAGCGGCTTGTCACAGAGCACGTGCAACCCGCGGTCGAGCGCGGCCGTTACCTGCTCGTAGTGGAAGGCGTGCGGCGTCCCGATGAGCACCGCGTCCAACTCCTCGGCGTCCAGCATCGCCTCGTACCGCTCGTACTGGGACCCCTGTCCGACGTAGAGCGCGTTTCCGGCCTCCGCTCGTGCCACCTCGCTCACGTCGGCGAGGGCGACGACCGTCGAGCGGGGGTCCTCCTCGAAGGCGCGTCCGACGGTCGTTCCGATGAATCCGCCGCCGATGACGCCGACGCGAAGTTTTTCCGGTGGTGATTGTCCTGACATAAGTAACTCTCTCGTGAATAAATTCGTCCGAATGGACGATACACGCGGCCGTGACTTATCTCTCACGGCTGTTTTCGGGCCGAATTCGGGGGTCGCGTTCGGACTCACTCACCCTCAGACGGGCATCGGTCCGCTCGTCTCCGGTCCCGACGGATACCACCCCTCGGACATCGCGAATATCGCCACCTCGTCGTTCTCGAACGCGAGGTGATACTGCGGCGACGAGAGCATCGTCGACATCATCTCCGGCGGTTGGTAGTGGCGCATCCCGCGAATCGTGTAGGTTTCCTTCGGGACGTAGATGTACTGCGGGTGTACCTGCATCCGCATCAGTTCCGTCGTCAGACAGTTGGCACTGTGACACCGAGATAGCTCGCGGAACTGATGGAGTTGATACTGGTACTGCTCGTGACCCTTCCACTCGACGCCCCACGGCCCGATGGCGATGGTCCTGTCCGTCTGCTGTGGGAACCACTCCGCGGCGTCGCCGAGCACCAGAAACTGTGCGGACGGGTCGGTGTGCTCGCCCGCCCACGTCATCGCCTCGACGTCGTTGTCGTTGACGAACTGCGGGAGGGACGGACTCCCGGCGTGGGCGTTCATCCCGCCCATCGCGTACAACATCCCGCCGCTGAGGCCGATGGTCGCCAGCAACACCACGGAAAACGTGACGATTTCGTTCCGTTCGGCGGACGAAGAGGTTTCCTTGACCCACCGGAAGATGCCGTCGAAGACGAATCGCGCGGTGATGAGCGCGCCGATGAGGAACACGAAACGCGCCTCGTCCATCGCCGCCGTGATGACGACTAACCACGCGGGGAGGAAGTACTCGCGTCGTCGAACGAGCCAGAGACATCCGATTGCCGGAAGCAGGTGCCACGCCGACAGGAACGGCGGTTCGTTGAGCTGCTGGCGTAGTAATCCCCGTAGCGCCGGAATGGCACCGCCGAGCCCGCCGTGGGTACCCGCGGCCCCGCTGAACACGGCGGTTCCGTGCATTGAGACGATCGACAGCCACCACGGGGCTGTGAGCACTATCCCGCCGAGACCGACGACCAACCCGTAGGCGAGCCCGCGTACGGACCGGTCGAACCGGACGTAGAGCACGAGAAAGCTGATGACGAAGAAGATGGTGTACATCGGATGCGTCAGCACCGTCAGCGCGAAGGTGACGAGCGCGGGGACGAGCCACCGGCGGTCGTGGTTCCGAAAGAGGTGCAACCCGGCGTAGATTCCGGTCAGCGAGAACAACATCGCGGGAGCGCGGACGATGCCCCCGGCCGAGATGTGCCACTGGAGCACCGGCGGGCTGACGGCGACGATGAGCGTGGCGAGCGAGGCTTGTGGCCGCGACCCGAACAGGTCCCGCGCGAGGAAGTACAGCGGGACGAGGTATGCGACCGAGACGAGGCCGGGAAGGTATCTGGCGATGGTGAACGCGCCGACTCGCGTCACGTCGAGGATGACGGCCAGGATGTAGAACATGAACGGCGGATACGCGAAAGGCACGCCGTCGGGCGTGTAGCCCGGAATCGTCTTCGGAAGGACGTAGCCGTTTTTCTGTATCTCCTCGGCGATGTGGAGGTACAGCCCCGCGCCGAAGGACGGATAGGGATGACTTCCGACGTAGAGATAGAGGACGCACACTCCGGCGATGAGCGCGGGGACGAGCCATGGCAGTTCGTAACTCAGTCCTCTCGATTCCTGCGCCGTTTTCGAATCCGTCTGATGACTAGCCATGGTTGTGTTGGGGGAAGCGGCCGCTCCGAGGCTGGCAGCGGCACTGGTCTCGTTCGGACGGAACTATCGCAGGATTCACTCTTTGTTATCCAGTGGCTATCGGCGGGATAGCAACGAATACTGACCGCGGAGTGAGGGTAGGTGCGAATTCCACCGACAGTAACACGAGGTTGTGAGTGCGTCGATTTCGGGACGGACGGTCCAAACGAGTTCGCTCCGTCGTCCCCGATTTGAAACGGTCGAAACAGTTCACGGAACCGTTCTCTCGTCCGAGAGGTTCCGCGACCGTCACTCGTAGCGGAGCGCGTCGATGGGGTTCGTGTGGGACGCGTCCCACGCCGGATAGAGTCCCGCGAGCACCCCGACGATGACGCCGACCACGACGGCGATACCGAACCACTCCGCCCTGAACGCGAGGGGGAGTCCGATGAGCTGGGCCGCGACGTAGCCGCCGCCGAAGCCGACGAGCGCGCCCAGCGCCGACCCGAACAGGCCGAGCAACACCGCCTCGAACAGGAACAACTGGAGGACATCGGTGTTCTGCGCGCCGACGGCTTTCATGATGCCGATTTCGCGGGTCCGTTCGGTCACGCTCACCAGCATGATGTTGGCGATGCCGATTGCTCCGACGATGAGCGAGATGAGGGCGATGCCGGAGATGTACGCCGTGAACGTGTCGCTGACCCGTTTGACCTGGCTGACCAGTTCCTCCTGCGTCGTCACCTTGAACTTGTAGTTCTCCGATTTCAGTTCGCTCGCGTCAGAGCCCTCGCCCAGGTACGTGTAGACGCGCCCCTGCACCGCGTCCACTTGGCCGGGATTGCCCGCGAGGACGAGTATCCGCCCGTACACGCGCTGGTTGCGGTCCGCCGACGGACTGTACACCGTCCGCTGGTAGAAGGGGTCCGTCGGTGCGAAGATTCGCGGGGTCGGGCCGCTGCTGATGCCAAGCGTGGTCTCGTCGGACGGTTCGACGATGCCCGTCACCGTCGCGTTGATCTCTTCCCCGTTGACGGCGCGCGTGACGGTGATGTTGTCCCCGACGGAGACGTTTCCGCCGCTGAACATCCGCGCGGCGGGGCGGTTCAGGACCACTTCGCGTTTCCCGCTCCGGAACGACCCGCCCGAGACGAATTGCTGGTTTTTCACGTCGAAGTAGGGCGGAGACGTGACGACGACCCACTGCCGACCGACCGTCGAGTTGTTGAACGCCACCGTGGAGGCGGCGATACCGCTCTCCGGAACGGCCGCTTCGACGCCTTCGAGCGACCGAATCCCGCCGAGGTCGTGCTCGGTGAAAATCGTTTGTCCGCCGCTACTCCCGAAGTTCGGAATCCCGCTCTGACTCGGCGACTCCGCCGAGACGTACATGGTCGCCGCGTTGCCGCCGGCGACCGTGTTGACGATATCCGCCTGCAAACTCGCGCCGAGCGTGACGAAGGTGATGACCGCCGCCACGCCGATGATGACGCCGAGCGTCGTCAGCGTCGAGCGCAGTTTGTGTTCGCGGATGTTTCGCCAACTGATTCGAACGCTTTCGAGAACGTTCATCCGCCCGTGTCTGTTAGCGTGTCAATCATTTTCTCATCTACCCGCACACGTCTACGGCGTCATCCGACAAAAGTCTATGACGGGAAATCCGGTCTTAACTGCCTGAAACGCCAAATTATACCGTATCCGGGGATTTTCACCGTTCGGCTTCGACCCCTCGTTTCACTCCTCCTCGTTCATCCGAACCGTCAGGACGGGGACCTCCGACAGGCGGACGACCTTTTCGGTGACGCTGCCGAGGAGGTACCGGTCGAGACCGCGGCGGCCGTGCGTTCCCATCACGATGCAGTCGATGTCGTTCTTGTCGGCGTAGTCCAGAATCACGCGGTGTGGCGTCCCGCGGAGTACCGTCGTTTCCACGTCCACACCCGCCTCGTTCGCCGCGGCTTCGACGTCCGAAACCGCGTCGGCGCACTCGTCTTCGAGTTCGTCGTAGAGGATGTCGGACCGAACGTCCGGCGGGACGATGGTTCGGTCGACGACCGATAGGACGTGTAGGCTCGCGCCGTAGGCGTCCGCGAGGTTGAGCGCCTGTTCGACCGCCTTGTCCGTGGACACGCTCCCGTCCGTTGGGAGCAGGATTCGCTCGTACATTTACCCTAGAATGGACGCTATCGACGCTCAAAATCATACTGGTCCGAACAGTTCGTCGGCCGTAACAGTTCTAATTCTCGGCATCTGATTATCGTGGGGTGGGAATCATCCGCGTTCTAATGCGGATGTCACACTTAGCTCGGATTAGGAGTGAGTATGCTCGACCCAACAACCGCAAGCCGTCTCCAGTTCGCACTGACGACTATCGTACATATCGTGTTTCCAGTGGTGAGTATGGGTCTCGCGCCGTTCCTCGTCTATTTCACGTGGAAGGAGGTACGGACGGGTGAGGCCATTTACGAGCAGCTACGGCGGTTCTGGGTTCGGATATTCGCGGTCAGCTTCGTCGTCGGCACCGTCACCGGACTGGTGTTGGAGTTCGAGTTCGGGACGAACTTCGCGGCGTTCGCGGCGACGACGGGGGAACTGTTCGGGGGACCGCTGGCCGTCGAGGGGATGATGGCGTTCTTCCTCGAAGCGACGTTCCTCGGAATCTTCGTCTTCGGCCGCGAGCGGGTTTCTGACAGGTTGTATCTCCTCTCGTCTATTTTGGTCGGATTGGGAACGTGGCTTTCCGCGGTATGGATTCTGGTGGCGAACTCGTGGATGCAGACGCCGCGCGGGTTCGAGGTCGTCATGAGGAACGGCAATCCCATCGTCACCCTCGTGGACCCCATCGCCGCCTACGCCAACCCGCGGTTCCCGTGGATGTTCGTGCACATGCAAAACGCGGCCGTGCTCTCCGTCGCGCTGCTCATGGCGGGAATCGCGGCCTATCACATTCGAAGCGCGCGAACCGACGACGACCGCTTTTGGCGCGCGACGCTCAAAATCGCGCTCGTCGCGCTCATCATCACCGCCCCGCTGCAGGTGCTTCACGGCGACGCGTACGCCCGCCACATCTCGGTGACGCAACCCCAGAAGTTCGCCGCGATGGAGGCGGTTTGGGACACCGCAACCTACGTCCCCGAGTACATCGTCGCCTTCCCGACGTCGTTGAACGACATCCTCAATCCCCGCGCGAAGGACATCTTCGGCATCGGGATTCCGGGCGGAGCGTCGTGGCTCGCCAGCGGCGGCGACGCGCAGGCCGAAATCGTCGGCCTGAACGAGTTCGAAGGGTCGCCCCCGGTGGCAATCGTCTTCTGGTCGTTCCGGTTGATGGTCGCCATGGGCTTCTGGTTCATGCTCCTCGCGTTCTGGGGCGGCTACCGCTGGCGGACGGGCGAACTGTTCGAGGACGGACTCCTCCACAGGGCGTTCGTCTGGACGTCGCTGCTCGGGTTCTTCGCCGTCGAAACCGGCTGGGTCGTCACCGAGGTCGGTCGCCAACCGTGGGTCGTACAGGGCGTGATGAAGACGAGCGCGGGCGTTTCACCGGGGCTTTCGAGCACCGAAGCGACCCTGACGCTGCTCGGATTCGTCGCGGTGTACACCGCTCTGCTGGTCGTGTACGTGTACGTCATCCGTCGGATAATCCGCGGCGGCGCGCCCAAAATCGAACGCGCGCAGCGGGAGGCTCCCGGAAGCGAGGTGGCCGCGGATGATTGATCTCGCGGTGCTCTGGTTCGCGCTCGTGTTCGTCCTGCTCGGGACGTTCCTCTTCCTGGACGGGTTCGACTTCGGCGTCGGGTTGTTGTTCGCCACCCGCGACGACGAGGAGGAGCGCGAGACGCTGCTGGCCGCTATCGGGCCGATATGGGACGGTAACGAAGTGTGGCTCGTCGTGTTCGGCGGGGCGCTGTTCGCCGTCTTCCCGGCGGCGTACGCCGGACTGTTCAGCCGCCACTACCTCCTGATGTTCGCCATCCTCGGGGCGCTCATCCTCCGCGGTATCGCGCCCGAACTGTACGAACAGCGGTCGGACGACCGCTGGAAGCGTTGGTGGGGTCGGTCGTTCATCGTCGGCAGCGCGTTGTCACCGTTCCTGCTCGGCATGTTCGCCGCCAACTGGGTGCTCGGCGCATCGACCATCGTGTCGGTTCCCTCCCTCGCGTTCGGGTTGACGGTCGTCGCGCTCACGCTCGTTGAAGGAGCGGCGTTCCTCGGCCTGAAGACGCGCGGAACGCTCCGCGACGAGATGTCGGACTACAGCGCTCGCGCCGCGCTCGCGTACCTCGTGCTGGTCGTCGTCGTCATCGGCTACCTCGCGGCGACCCGCTCGGACCTTCACGGGGCGCTGCTGTCGCCGCTCTCGCTGGCGGCCGTCGTCGTCTCCGTCGCGCTGGTCGCGGGCGTCGTCCTCGC carries:
- a CDS encoding cytochrome ubiquinol oxidase subunit I, with the translated sequence MLDPTTASRLQFALTTIVHIVFPVVSMGLAPFLVYFTWKEVRTGEAIYEQLRRFWVRIFAVSFVVGTVTGLVLEFEFGTNFAAFAATTGELFGGPLAVEGMMAFFLEATFLGIFVFGRERVSDRLYLLSSILVGLGTWLSAVWILVANSWMQTPRGFEVVMRNGNPIVTLVDPIAAYANPRFPWMFVHMQNAAVLSVALLMAGIAAYHIRSARTDDDRFWRATLKIALVALIITAPLQVLHGDAYARHISVTQPQKFAAMEAVWDTATYVPEYIVAFPTSLNDILNPRAKDIFGIGIPGGASWLASGGDAQAEIVGLNEFEGSPPVAIVFWSFRLMVAMGFWFMLLAFWGGYRWRTGELFEDGLLHRAFVWTSLLGFFAVETGWVVTEVGRQPWVVQGVMKTSAGVSPGLSSTEATLTLLGFVAVYTALLVVYVYVIRRIIRGGAPKIERAQREAPGSEVAADD
- a CDS encoding universal stress protein, with amino-acid sequence MYERILLPTDGSVSTDKAVEQALNLADAYGASLHVLSVVDRTIVPPDVRSDILYDELEDECADAVSDVEAAANEAGVDVETTVLRGTPHRVILDYADKNDIDCIVMGTHGRRGLDRYLLGSVTEKVVRLSEVPVLTVRMNEEE
- a CDS encoding ABC transporter permease, translated to MNVLESVRISWRNIREHKLRSTLTTLGVIIGVAAVITFVTLGASLQADIVNTVAGGNAATMYVSAESPSQSGIPNFGSSGGQTIFTEHDLGGIRSLEGVEAAVPESGIAASTVAFNNSTVGRQWVVVTSPPYFDVKNQQFVSGGSFRSGKREVVLNRPAARMFSGGNVSVGDNITVTRAVNGEEINATVTGIVEPSDETTLGISSGPTPRIFAPTDPFYQRTVYSPSADRNQRVYGRILVLAGNPGQVDAVQGRVYTYLGEGSDASELKSENYKFKVTTQEELVSQVKRVSDTFTAYISGIALISLIVGAIGIANIMLVSVTERTREIGIMKAVGAQNTDVLQLFLFEAVLLGLFGSALGALVGFGGGYVAAQLIGLPLAFRAEWFGIAVVVGVIVGVLAGLYPAWDASHTNPIDALRYE
- the cydB gene encoding cytochrome d ubiquinol oxidase subunit II, with amino-acid sequence MIDLAVLWFALVFVLLGTFLFLDGFDFGVGLLFATRDDEEERETLLAAIGPIWDGNEVWLVVFGGALFAVFPAAYAGLFSRHYLLMFAILGALILRGIAPELYEQRSDDRWKRWWGRSFIVGSALSPFLLGMFAANWVLGASTIVSVPSLAFGLTVVALTLVEGAAFLGLKTRGTLRDEMSDYSARAALAYLVLVVVVIGYLAATRSDLHGALLSPLSLAAVVVSVALVAGVVLASRADRHRAAFAAAAFLPYALVAFVGNLLYPAIDPAVGLTVQEGVVSDLPLTMLTVAAAFILPIVVVYFGVVYSVFSGPADPSETY
- a CDS encoding ArnT family glycosyltransferase, which codes for MASHQTDSKTAQESRGLSYELPWLVPALIAGVCVLYLYVGSHPYPSFGAGLYLHIAEEIQKNGYVLPKTIPGYTPDGVPFAYPPFMFYILAVILDVTRVGAFTIARYLPGLVSVAYLVPLYFLARDLFGSRPQASLATLIVAVSPPVLQWHISAGGIVRAPAMLFSLTGIYAGLHLFRNHDRRWLVPALVTFALTVLTHPMYTIFFVISFLVLYVRFDRSVRGLAYGLVVGLGGIVLTAPWWLSIVSMHGTAVFSGAAGTHGGLGGAIPALRGLLRQQLNEPPFLSAWHLLPAIGCLWLVRRREYFLPAWLVVITAAMDEARFVFLIGALITARFVFDGIFRWVKETSSSAERNEIVTFSVVLLATIGLSGGMLYAMGGMNAHAGSPSLPQFVNDNDVEAMTWAGEHTDPSAQFLVLGDAAEWFPQQTDRTIAIGPWGVEWKGHEQYQYQLHQFRELSRCHSANCLTTELMRMQVHPQYIYVPKETYTIRGMRHYQPPEMMSTMLSSPQYHLAFENDEVAIFAMSEGWYPSGPETSGPMPV